A single window of Archangium gephyra DNA harbors:
- a CDS encoding diguanylate cyclase domain-containing protein: MSEPVAAKVLVVEDNRTMLALMQYYLSKDFTVFLARSAEEALEVLQREQLHAVVSDQNLGDGLMGVDLLKRVAELQPHAARILVTASQKLEDAQKAINEARVNHFLTKPFTEQELKNTVGQAVHNAALLSIRDKMVQELKDQLGLGRGAAAKPAVGKPGAPAATPRPKVAEPQKIDAKGAPSQSLIPESERLAFRDGLTSLYNHRYFQEALSAGLLSARRREQKLALVLIDIDGFRRFNLSRGYAEGDKLLRRVAQMVTDMMEDPVTHARSDNSSEIAARYDWDVFGVILCNADVERARTYAEKLRKAVEELDFPEGTGSDVGEVTVTAAVAVFPDQARNEQELISAAEKALRSSKAGGPNRVVLAPR, encoded by the coding sequence GTGAGTGAGCCTGTTGCTGCGAAGGTCCTCGTCGTCGAGGACAACCGGACGATGCTGGCCTTGATGCAGTACTACCTGAGCAAGGACTTCACGGTGTTCCTTGCCCGGTCCGCTGAAGAAGCACTTGAAGTCCTCCAGCGGGAACAACTGCACGCGGTCGTATCGGATCAAAATCTTGGTGACGGGCTGATGGGGGTCGACCTCCTCAAGCGCGTCGCCGAGCTACAACCCCATGCCGCGCGCATTCTGGTGACGGCGTCCCAGAAGCTGGAGGACGCGCAGAAGGCCATCAATGAAGCGCGTGTGAACCACTTCCTCACGAAGCCGTTCACGGAACAGGAGTTGAAGAACACGGTGGGCCAGGCGGTCCACAACGCCGCCCTCCTGTCCATCCGCGACAAGATGGTGCAGGAGCTCAAGGACCAGCTCGGTCTGGGCCGGGGCGCCGCCGCCAAGCCCGCCGTGGGCAAGCCGGGTGCGCCCGCCGCGACCCCCCGGCCCAAGGTGGCGGAGCCCCAGAAGATCGATGCCAAGGGCGCTCCTTCCCAGTCGCTCATCCCCGAGAGCGAGCGGCTGGCGTTCCGGGACGGTCTGACGAGCCTCTACAACCACCGCTACTTCCAGGAGGCGCTGAGCGCGGGCCTGCTGAGTGCGCGGCGGCGGGAGCAGAAGCTGGCGCTGGTGCTCATCGACATCGATGGCTTCCGCCGCTTCAACCTCTCGCGAGGCTACGCCGAGGGCGACAAGCTGCTGCGCCGGGTGGCGCAGATGGTGACGGACATGATGGAGGACCCCGTCACCCATGCCCGGAGCGACAACTCCTCGGAGATCGCCGCCCGGTACGACTGGGACGTGTTCGGCGTCATCCTCTGCAATGCCGACGTGGAGCGGGCGCGTACCTACGCCGAGAAGCTCCGCAAGGCGGTGGAGGAGCTGGACTTCCCGGAGGGCACCGGCAGCGACGTGGGCGAGGTGACGGTGACGGCCGCCGTGGCCGTCTTCCCGGACCAGGCCCGCAACGAGCAGGAGCTCATCTCCGCCGCCGAGAAGGCCCTGCGCTCCTCGAAGGCGGGCGGTCCCAACCGCGTGGTGTTGGCTCCTCGCTAG
- a CDS encoding dienelactone hydrolase family protein, with protein sequence MKTSVVRPWIASLALAAVLSGCPQQEPPKEDPVQTPVARHSYVSFAALGTPTPLQVAGRLSIPTGAQGKVPAVLIAHGSGGVDTRGSYHAQALLAAGIATLEIDMWAARGLSGGAEGRPRAVAETLPDAWGALKYLSAHPSIDASRIGIMGFSWGGLMSMLSATRKYAAGAEPGQRFVAHAPFYPVCWAYNRVPSYEFGELTGSPIFIQAGEADQYDDPDSCQRLVDSLSPADRESVSLTMYPGATHGWDRLEPAIRITDPYSHTGRGGEVDIAPSPETAETSRRAVVDFFRKRFGLSP encoded by the coding sequence ATGAAGACGTCCGTTGTGAGGCCGTGGATCGCCAGCCTGGCGCTCGCGGCCGTGTTGAGCGGGTGCCCGCAGCAGGAGCCTCCCAAGGAGGACCCGGTCCAGACACCGGTGGCCCGCCATTCCTACGTGTCCTTCGCGGCACTCGGCACGCCCACGCCGCTGCAGGTGGCGGGACGGCTGAGCATTCCCACGGGCGCGCAGGGCAAGGTGCCCGCGGTGTTGATTGCCCATGGCTCCGGTGGCGTGGACACCCGCGGCAGCTACCACGCGCAGGCGCTGCTCGCGGCGGGCATCGCCACGCTGGAGATCGACATGTGGGCCGCCCGCGGTCTGTCCGGAGGCGCGGAGGGCCGGCCGAGGGCCGTGGCCGAGACGCTGCCCGATGCGTGGGGGGCGCTGAAGTACCTGTCCGCGCACCCGTCCATCGACGCCTCGCGCATCGGCATCATGGGTTTCTCGTGGGGCGGGCTGATGTCCATGCTGAGCGCCACCCGGAAGTACGCCGCGGGCGCCGAGCCGGGGCAGCGCTTCGTGGCGCACGCGCCCTTCTATCCGGTGTGCTGGGCCTACAACCGCGTCCCCAGCTACGAGTTCGGCGAGCTCACGGGCTCTCCCATCTTCATCCAGGCGGGCGAGGCGGATCAGTATGACGATCCGGACTCGTGCCAGCGGCTGGTGGACAGCCTGTCGCCGGCGGATCGCGAGAGCGTGTCGTTGACCATGTACCCGGGGGCCACGCACGGGTGGGATCGGCTGGAGCCGGCCATCCGCATCACCGACCCGTACTCGCACACGGGACGGGGAGGGGAGGTGGACATCGCGCCCTCGCCGGAGACGGCGGAGACGTCACGGCGGGCCGTGGTGGACTTCTTCCGGAAGCGGTTCGGCCTGTCGCCCTGA
- a CDS encoding RDD family protein: MTPGEPFLPTPGALCATHPERPAALICARCGSYACELCQRVEAERRGYCVRCTPELPLASPGARLAATLVDRLASALPIAGAALLGVLLGRGRTEEEVASLLLVLVMGGMLASLSMVAWQLYLLLTTGQSLGKRLLGIQVVRTDGSPVELGRLLLLRNLVPAVLIFPTFGLFALANALPVLTAGRRCLHDHLADTKVVVVNGPTR; encoded by the coding sequence ATGACACCCGGCGAGCCCTTCCTCCCCACCCCGGGCGCGCTGTGCGCCACGCACCCCGAGCGCCCCGCCGCCCTCATCTGCGCCCGCTGCGGCAGCTATGCCTGTGAGCTGTGCCAGCGGGTGGAGGCCGAGCGCCGCGGCTACTGCGTGCGCTGCACTCCGGAGCTGCCGCTGGCGTCTCCGGGCGCCCGTCTCGCCGCCACGCTCGTGGACCGCCTGGCCTCGGCCCTCCCGATTGCCGGCGCGGCCCTCCTCGGAGTCCTGCTGGGCAGGGGACGCACAGAGGAGGAGGTGGCGTCCCTCCTCCTCGTCCTCGTCATGGGGGGAATGTTGGCGAGCCTGTCGATGGTGGCCTGGCAGCTCTACCTGCTCCTCACGACGGGGCAGAGCCTCGGCAAGCGCCTGCTGGGCATCCAGGTGGTGCGCACCGATGGGAGCCCCGTCGAGCTCGGCCGGCTCCTCCTCCTGCGCAACCTCGTGCCGGCCGTCCTCATCTTCCCCACCTTCGGCCTCTTCGCCCTCGCCAACGCGCTCCCCGTCCTCACCGCCGGGCGCCGCTGCCTGCATGATCATCTCGCCGACACGAAGGTCGTCGTGGTGAACGGGCCCACGCGCTGA
- a CDS encoding LytR/AlgR family response regulator transcription factor: MSPPLSVLIADDELVARKRLSRLLTAFPDITVCGEASDGEAVLEAVRAGGVDVVLLDIHMPGLSGMDALALLPAGGPHVILVTAHADHAVEAFEHGAIDYVLKPVEASRLQKALERVRVRLAAKAPEPGKGSAIEQLARPLARLPIPTRQGIVLVDPGTISHATLEDELVTVFTSQGDFLTDFTLQELVDRLPTDGFYRVHRRALVNLAHVTRLEPLETGGYLARTARGHTVEVSRQSARELRRMLGLRRGTEDESGA, from the coding sequence GTGAGCCCTCCCCTGTCCGTCCTCATCGCCGATGACGAGCTCGTCGCTCGCAAGCGTCTCTCGCGCCTGCTGACGGCCTTCCCCGACATCACCGTGTGCGGGGAGGCCTCCGATGGCGAGGCCGTGCTCGAGGCCGTCCGCGCCGGTGGGGTGGACGTGGTGTTGCTCGACATCCACATGCCCGGCCTCAGCGGCATGGACGCGCTCGCGCTGCTGCCCGCGGGCGGCCCCCACGTCATCCTCGTCACCGCCCACGCCGACCACGCCGTGGAGGCCTTCGAGCACGGCGCCATCGACTACGTCCTCAAGCCCGTCGAGGCCTCGCGCCTGCAGAAGGCCCTGGAGCGCGTGCGCGTCCGGCTCGCCGCCAAGGCCCCGGAGCCGGGCAAGGGCTCCGCCATCGAGCAGCTCGCGCGGCCCCTGGCCCGCCTGCCCATCCCCACCCGCCAGGGCATCGTCCTGGTGGATCCCGGCACCATCTCCCACGCCACGCTCGAGGACGAGCTCGTCACCGTCTTCACCTCGCAGGGCGACTTCCTCACCGACTTCACCTTGCAGGAGCTGGTGGATCGGCTGCCCACCGATGGCTTCTACCGGGTGCACCGCCGCGCCCTCGTCAACCTCGCCCACGTCACCCGGCTGGAGCCGCTGGAGACGGGCGGGTACCTCGCGCGCACCGCCCGGGGCCACACCGTGGAGGTGAGCCGCCAGTCCGCCCGCGAGCTGCGCCGCATGCTCGGCCTGCGCCGCGGCACCGAGGACGAGTCCGGAGCCTGA
- a CDS encoding alpha/beta fold hydrolase: MNSNRLASPIEDIRPHYTVVVIGSGYGGAITASRLSRAGQSVCVLERGRERQPGEFPDTTPEALEEMQMDMPAGHIGSRTGLFDLHSNPDMNVLVGCGLGGTSLINANVSIRAEARVFEDPRWPKALRDEKQESINAGYKLAEDMLRPRPYPDSYPKLKKLEAMQKSAEAMGQKFYRTAINVTFEDGVNEAGVFQKACNNCGDCCSGCNVGAKNTVLMNYLPDARRHGAEIFCETSVRYLERGENGKWLVHFQVLDTGREKFDAPLLTVSADLVVLAAGALGSTEILLRSKQKGLPVSERLGHGFSGNGDVLGFAYNNETAIHGIGFGIRPPSEVGPVGPTITGIIDIRNQEKLEDDIIIEEGAVPGALAPILPAMLGTAADLMGTNTAPGQAVEQEMRKLDSAVHGAYHGAVKHTQTFLVMGHEGQGSSGTMKLEEDRLRIHWPGVGSRPIFEKVDKRLVQTTQALRGIYTRDPIWNELLGKSLITVHPLGGCNMADSAEQGVVNHENKVFASSTGDQTHEGLYVCDGAVVPTSLGVNPLLTISALSERCSMRIAAQRGWTIDYSKKGPIPVDPQQRKPGIRFTETMKGFFSPAQDENYEAAASRGELLGSPFEFTLTIISEDLEKMMKAPDHAARMVGTVKAPRLSDKPLTATQGVFNLFVQDPNAADTRLMKYQMRLTADDGRTFFFKGFKVIKERPIADMWHDTTTLFITVYEGQDESGTVLGRGVLKIAPEDFMRQLTTMDVFNAKNAEERIRLAMEFGQYFTGILYDYYGGLLGQLDFIDPNAPPRKRRPLRAPAPQLFGVKTSDGVDLLLSRYQAGSKGPVLLGHGLGVSSRIFSTDTIDTNLLEYLCAHGYDVWLLDYRSSTLLPASAAQYTADDVATKDWPAAVARVRELTGAADIQVVAHCYGSTTFTMAMLAGLQGVRSAVCSQISTHVVTPPLVSLKSGLHLPQLLNLMGIKSLTTNALKGEGALERVYDKFLAAYPVGKDEHCDSAVCHRISFLYSLLYRHEQLNEMTHQYMHELFGAATITAFEGLALMVNHGRVVDANGDNVYVPHLDRMAIPIRFIHGARNQCFLPESTEKTVQALSEVNGSALYSRVLIPEYGHIDCIFGKNAARDVYGHILEHLDQTQAPAKPQGVPAVAAARKAVA, encoded by the coding sequence ATGAATTCCAATCGCCTCGCCTCGCCCATCGAGGACATCCGTCCCCACTACACCGTCGTCGTCATCGGCTCGGGTTACGGCGGCGCCATCACGGCGTCCCGCCTGTCTCGCGCCGGCCAGAGTGTCTGCGTGCTGGAGCGCGGCCGCGAGCGCCAGCCCGGCGAGTTCCCGGACACCACACCGGAGGCCCTCGAGGAGATGCAGATGGACATGCCCGCCGGCCATATCGGCTCGCGCACGGGCCTGTTCGATCTCCACAGCAACCCGGACATGAACGTGCTGGTGGGCTGTGGCCTGGGCGGCACCTCGCTCATCAACGCCAACGTCTCCATCCGCGCCGAGGCCCGCGTCTTCGAGGATCCCCGCTGGCCCAAGGCGCTGCGCGACGAGAAGCAGGAGTCCATCAACGCCGGCTACAAGCTCGCGGAGGACATGCTGCGGCCCCGGCCCTACCCGGACTCCTACCCCAAGCTGAAGAAGCTGGAGGCGATGCAGAAGTCCGCCGAGGCCATGGGCCAGAAGTTCTACCGCACCGCCATCAACGTCACCTTCGAGGATGGGGTGAATGAAGCGGGCGTGTTCCAGAAGGCCTGCAACAACTGTGGCGACTGCTGCTCCGGCTGCAACGTGGGCGCGAAGAACACGGTGCTGATGAACTACCTGCCGGATGCCCGGCGGCACGGCGCGGAGATCTTCTGCGAGACGAGCGTGCGCTACCTGGAGCGGGGGGAGAACGGCAAGTGGCTGGTCCACTTCCAGGTGCTGGACACCGGCCGGGAGAAGTTCGACGCCCCGCTGCTGACCGTGTCGGCGGACCTCGTGGTGCTGGCGGCGGGCGCGCTGGGCTCCACGGAAATCCTGCTGCGCTCCAAGCAGAAGGGCCTGCCGGTGTCCGAGCGGCTGGGCCATGGCTTCAGCGGAAACGGGGACGTGCTGGGCTTCGCCTACAACAACGAGACGGCCATCCACGGCATCGGGTTCGGCATCCGGCCCCCGAGCGAGGTGGGGCCCGTGGGTCCCACCATCACGGGCATCATCGACATCCGCAACCAGGAGAAGCTGGAGGACGACATCATCATCGAGGAGGGCGCCGTCCCGGGCGCGCTGGCGCCCATCCTGCCCGCGATGCTGGGCACGGCCGCCGACCTCATGGGGACCAACACCGCCCCCGGCCAGGCGGTGGAGCAGGAGATGCGCAAGCTCGACAGCGCGGTGCACGGCGCCTACCACGGCGCGGTCAAGCACACGCAGACCTTCCTGGTGATGGGGCATGAGGGCCAGGGCAGCAGCGGCACCATGAAGCTGGAGGAGGACCGGCTGCGCATCCACTGGCCGGGAGTGGGCTCGCGGCCCATCTTCGAGAAGGTGGACAAGCGGCTGGTGCAGACGACCCAGGCGCTCCGCGGCATCTACACGCGAGACCCCATCTGGAACGAGCTGCTCGGCAAGAGCCTCATCACCGTGCACCCGCTGGGCGGCTGCAACATGGCCGACAGCGCCGAGCAGGGCGTGGTCAACCACGAGAACAAGGTCTTCGCCTCCAGCACGGGTGACCAGACGCACGAGGGGCTGTACGTGTGCGACGGCGCCGTCGTCCCCACCTCGCTGGGCGTCAACCCGCTGCTCACCATCTCCGCGCTCTCCGAGCGTTGCAGCATGCGGATCGCCGCGCAGCGGGGCTGGACGATCGACTACTCGAAGAAGGGCCCCATCCCGGTGGATCCCCAGCAGCGCAAGCCGGGCATCCGCTTCACCGAGACGATGAAGGGCTTCTTCTCGCCCGCCCAGGACGAGAACTACGAGGCGGCGGCCTCGCGCGGCGAGCTGCTGGGCTCGCCCTTCGAGTTCACCCTCACCATCATCTCGGAGGACCTCGAGAAGATGATGAAGGCGCCGGACCACGCCGCGCGGATGGTGGGCACGGTGAAGGCGCCCAGGCTCTCGGACAAGCCGCTCACCGCCACCCAGGGCGTGTTCAACCTGTTCGTCCAGGATCCCAACGCCGCCGACACCCGGCTGATGAAGTACCAGATGCGGCTGACGGCGGATGATGGCCGCACCTTCTTCTTCAAGGGCTTCAAGGTCATCAAGGAGCGGCCCATCGCGGACATGTGGCACGACACCACCACCCTCTTCATCACCGTGTACGAGGGCCAGGACGAGTCGGGCACCGTGTTGGGCCGGGGCGTGCTGAAGATCGCCCCCGAGGACTTCATGCGGCAGCTCACCACCATGGACGTCTTCAACGCGAAGAACGCGGAGGAGCGCATCCGGCTGGCGATGGAGTTCGGCCAGTACTTCACGGGCATCCTGTACGACTACTACGGAGGGCTGCTCGGGCAGCTGGACTTCATCGACCCGAATGCGCCGCCGCGCAAGCGCCGCCCGCTGCGCGCGCCCGCGCCCCAGCTGTTCGGCGTCAAGACGTCGGACGGGGTGGACCTGCTGCTGTCGCGCTACCAGGCCGGCAGCAAGGGGCCGGTGCTGCTGGGACACGGCCTGGGCGTGTCCAGCCGCATCTTCTCCACGGACACCATCGACACCAACCTGCTCGAGTACCTCTGCGCCCATGGGTACGACGTGTGGCTGCTGGACTACCGCTCCAGCACCCTGCTGCCCGCGTCCGCGGCGCAGTACACGGCCGATGACGTGGCCACCAAGGACTGGCCGGCGGCGGTGGCCCGGGTGCGCGAGCTGACCGGGGCCGCGGACATCCAGGTGGTGGCCCACTGCTACGGCTCCACCACCTTCACCATGGCCATGCTGGCGGGCCTCCAGGGCGTGCGCTCCGCGGTCTGCTCGCAGATCTCCACCCACGTGGTGACGCCCCCGCTGGTGTCGCTCAAGTCGGGCCTGCACCTGCCCCAGCTCCTGAACCTGATGGGCATCAAGTCGCTCACCACCAACGCCCTCAAGGGCGAGGGCGCCCTGGAGCGCGTCTACGACAAGTTCCTCGCGGCCTACCCGGTGGGCAAGGACGAGCACTGCGACAGCGCGGTGTGCCACCGCATCAGCTTCCTCTACTCGCTGCTCTACCGGCACGAGCAACTCAACGAGATGACGCACCAGTACATGCACGAGCTGTTCGGCGCGGCGACCATCACCGCGTTCGAGGGCCTGGCGCTCATGGTGAACCATGGCCGGGTGGTGGATGCGAATGGTGACAACGTCTACGTGCCGCACCTGGACCGGATGGCCATCCCCATCCGCTTCATCCACGGCGCCCGCAACCAGTGCTTCCTGCCGGAGAGCACGGAGAAGACGGTGCAGGCCCTGAGCGAGGTCAACGGCTCGGCGCTCTACTCCCGCGTCCTCATCCCCGAGTACGGCCACATCGACTGCATCTTCGGGAAGAACGCGGCCCGGGACGTCTACGGCCACATCCTCGAGCACCTGGACCAGACGCAGGCGCCCGCCAAGCCGCAGGGCGTGCCGGCCGTCGCGGCCGCGAGGAAGGCGGTGGCCTGA
- a CDS encoding metallophosphoesterase → MPQKSKIVFFSDIHIGTNAATNWYQRSLHEPYLLAAFEYLQQQASSIQELVVVGDLVDQWTYEPSRTPPTFAEIAAANPRIFGGMVDGQRIPGALGAVLTALDGRVTYVGGNHDMSVTAEDVALIRDEQGRSPHYVRTPLYQPPAGRGGIVCTHGHIYSLLNAPDFIQNPRNGIPFAHFITRMAALWSVQQLAKMPPGSTAASLPGSGDPTGWPLAKDALHQLLEELKLKSLSLSDAVLSSLLELTGQKSDLTFHMLDGTRLTAADVVKAYPSILASYEQTASKSKELYGPLAGELALAEVDALNSIVHFAERLGNQGNHKVVVMGHTHVPVDEDEHQLFLGDCLYANCGFNCPSEPDMRLQDKRRYCTFTEVEIDEAERRFTVSTRYVTGEGGRYQVAAEPLTAPKSIDMSGPGRIATPAA, encoded by the coding sequence ATGCCTCAGAAATCGAAGATCGTCTTCTTCAGCGACATCCACATCGGCACCAACGCCGCGACCAACTGGTACCAGCGCTCGCTCCACGAGCCGTACCTGCTCGCCGCCTTCGAGTACCTCCAGCAGCAGGCCAGCTCCATCCAGGAGCTGGTGGTGGTGGGTGACCTCGTGGACCAGTGGACCTACGAGCCCTCCCGAACCCCCCCGACCTTCGCGGAGATCGCCGCAGCCAACCCCCGCATCTTCGGAGGCATGGTGGACGGACAGCGCATTCCGGGCGCGCTGGGCGCGGTACTCACTGCCCTCGATGGCCGGGTCACCTACGTGGGTGGCAACCACGACATGTCCGTGACCGCCGAGGACGTGGCCCTCATCCGCGATGAGCAGGGCCGCTCTCCCCACTACGTGCGCACGCCGCTGTATCAGCCGCCCGCCGGACGCGGCGGCATCGTCTGCACCCATGGGCACATCTACTCCCTGCTCAACGCGCCCGACTTCATCCAGAACCCCCGCAACGGCATCCCCTTCGCCCACTTCATCACCCGCATGGCGGCGCTGTGGTCCGTCCAGCAGCTCGCCAAGATGCCGCCCGGCTCCACCGCGGCCTCCCTCCCCGGCAGTGGAGACCCCACCGGCTGGCCCCTGGCCAAGGATGCCCTGCACCAGCTGCTCGAGGAGCTGAAGCTCAAGAGTCTCTCCCTCTCGGACGCGGTGCTCAGCTCGCTGCTCGAGCTCACCGGCCAGAAGAGCGACCTGACCTTCCACATGCTCGATGGCACGCGGCTGACCGCCGCCGACGTGGTGAAGGCCTACCCGTCCATCCTCGCGAGCTACGAGCAGACGGCGAGCAAGTCCAAGGAGCTCTATGGGCCCCTCGCCGGCGAGCTCGCCCTGGCCGAGGTGGATGCGCTCAACTCCATCGTCCACTTCGCCGAGCGGCTGGGCAACCAGGGCAACCACAAGGTGGTGGTGATGGGGCACACCCACGTGCCCGTGGACGAGGACGAGCACCAGCTCTTCCTCGGCGACTGCCTCTACGCCAACTGCGGCTTCAACTGCCCGTCCGAGCCCGACATGCGGCTCCAGGACAAGCGCCGCTACTGCACCTTCACCGAGGTGGAGATCGACGAGGCCGAGCGGCGCTTCACCGTCAGCACCCGGTACGTGACCGGCGAGGGCGGCCGCTACCAGGTGGCCGCCGAGCCGCTCACGGCTCCCAAGAGCATCGACATGAGCGGTCCGGGGCGCATCGCCACCCCCGCCGCCTGA
- the pdeM gene encoding ligase-associated DNA damage response endonuclease PdeM, with product MAARGLPVRLGGTEVELRPERALYWPEGGVLAVADLHWGKPESFHQHGIPLPPEVLEDDLARLSAALRATGARRLLLVGDLVHSRRGVTPEVVRRVADWRTGHDVEMVLVRGNHDRHLDALPAAWRMEMLEPHLDEGPFRFAHHPEAARGHYVWAGHLHPTVRLNSGADRLRLPCFHLGTDVGVLPAFSAFTGGMDIRPRAGERLFAIAGDSVVEVPSPRSSRGARNRSAR from the coding sequence ATGGCTGCGCGAGGACTCCCTGTCCGCCTAGGCGGCACCGAGGTGGAGCTGCGCCCCGAGCGCGCCCTGTACTGGCCCGAGGGCGGCGTGCTCGCGGTGGCGGATCTGCACTGGGGCAAGCCGGAGAGCTTCCACCAGCACGGCATTCCGCTGCCGCCCGAGGTGCTGGAGGATGACCTCGCGAGGCTCTCCGCGGCCTTGCGAGCCACGGGGGCGCGCCGGCTGCTGCTGGTGGGGGACCTGGTCCACTCGCGCCGGGGCGTCACGCCCGAGGTGGTGCGGAGAGTGGCCGACTGGCGCACGGGCCACGACGTGGAGATGGTGCTGGTGCGCGGCAACCACGATCGGCACCTGGATGCACTACCGGCCGCGTGGCGGATGGAGATGTTGGAGCCGCACCTCGACGAGGGCCCCTTCCGCTTCGCGCACCACCCGGAGGCCGCGCGAGGGCACTACGTCTGGGCCGGCCACCTCCACCCCACGGTGCGACTGAACAGCGGGGCGGACCGGCTGCGACTGCCGTGCTTCCACCTGGGCACGGACGTGGGCGTACTGCCCGCCTTCAGCGCCTTCACCGGGGGCATGGACATCCGCCCCCGCGCGGGCGAGCGCCTCTTCGCCATCGCCGGGGACTCCGTGGTGGAAGTGCCATCTCCGCGCTCGTCCCGTGGGGCCCGGAACCGCTCAGCACGCTGA